aaacaacgcaaattttatataataataatagtttgTGTTATGtacagccggttagatttgcatagcttgcAACGGTGGCTAAggccggaaggatacgatggctgAGGCACGCGATGAGGATGCCGGACTCATGCCCCACCAGGAAGGTGCTCGCCAGTGACCCGTTCGGCACGAGGCGCGTAGCGAGTTCGTTggctggatcaagtggagcaaGACCTGTCGGAGATCGGGTGCAGCCAGGGGTGGAGGAATGCAACCTTGGACAGAGTttcctggaaacggattgATGATGTGGCCATGTCAGCACAACGTGCTCAACTGTGAgcgggccaagaagaagaagaagattaGTCCAAAGCCTTCTACGATTATTCGCCTCAGGTACAGATTAATATTACTCAACATAACATAAAAGATGAACTTCCCCTCCCCTCTATGTAATGCTGGCACTAACCATTGCTCTTACCTATAAGCGGTACGTAATAAATGAATGTACCCTTACAGTAAGGGAGGCAAGTGCCATAATAGTGCCATAATTTGTTGGCGGGAGATTATTTACAGGGTGGTTCGTCATTATGCaagcagtccccgagatacgctattatagcggaccgctataatccgggaaaaatccgcgtaactcgaatttccgcataattcgaatcctggtgcaatttcgtttatacttcaaaatcacagagtcgactttcttctctgattttttctcttcaatttttacaccgaatcaggcgattttaagaaagaatacattcaAATAAGTTagaaggaaatgttttatgtgacaaaaaaggtatATGGGTGGCTCGGtgacatgatggtagcggagccggtcttcacacgaacggaccggaccaaaatcccatccggaccaatcccccgttgcaaggactgactatccggctacgtggtaataaaataagtcgatatggccaggccgttctaatgaaaacaaaaaaaaaggtattttcgaccaattttcatctttttgcttaggttttgtgctataaactagctcatctgttaaatttccaaaaaccgcgtatctccaaATCCgagtataagaggaaccgcgtatctcggggactgcctgaaTTATTATAATCATgcacaacataaaacaacttaacaaatataaaaacagCTTTGGTCGTTAGCAGTATAAAAACCATTTGAAGAAACAATTAAATAGTGTGCAGTTTTTCAATACCTACTGCAGCATAAAGGCCTAACAGCTGCTTAATGCTTAAATCAAATCAACTATACTACAAGTACGAACTTATCTAATCAGACAGTTATCGTCGTGCTCATAATCTTTATTTCTTCTGATGTTTCTTCTAAACTTTTCCCAGTTtctgtgtttcgtttcgtttacaTAATTTTTAACTATTGTTTaaatagaagaaaagaaaccatAACTAGGAAgtttttttcatacttttattttgtttttaaatactaTACATACTCCAGCCGAATACTACCATAATAGGCACTAGTACAaagtacacacacaaacacagtaattttatttatgctaGTCAAACGCGTGTCGTCGTTTTGCTGAAAAGAACAGTGGTCTCATGGCGATATTGTATTGTTTCACAACGATAATCGATACAGCACGCAAAAGTGTTGATTTGGGAGTTTATTGTTGAAGAAATACTCGTGGTTATCGATCAGCTTTTAgttcttctttttgttgttgttgttattattgttgttgttattgttgttcttgttggtttgagtagtgactttgccatCCTTGTCGATATGATGAGTCATGTGAGTAACGTGTCCATTCTGAGACGAGAATGTGTTAATAGTTGTTCCACCATTTGCCGATTGTCCATTTTCATCGAATCGATTATTCAAACCACTGGGGCTAGGATAAGAAAGAAACGGTTCAATCAAATCAGTTTACGGTTTATTCCTTGGTTGAATGGTatagattttaattttataaaatgtaaatggGTTATTGTATTCGGTAGCAGTGTCGGTCTCCAACAACAATGATTTGTCCAAAATCCCAAAGAACGCCGGAAATGATAAAGTCGTTTTGCCGGTAAACAAGATAGTATTCTTCTCGAAAAAGAGGCTTTTTGATATGCATTTTAAAACCGAAAGCATAATCAACGGAGAGCACTAGAGGTCGACTTCTTCTGGCTTAAGTTAGGCTTTTGAATGAATGATGTGAATGCTATCATGGCTTAAACAGGATAGTGTAGTATAAAACAAACGATATTGAGCATAATGGTAGTGTGTTAAGGCTTAGGTGTATGCGAATAAACCGCATACCATCAGACCTCCACAGCCAACCTCCATTCAAACCCACCCTCTTTAACCCTAATGAACCCTGTTTGTAAAATTCCTGGAGAAAATTTGAGTTCCGGGATACAAACAACCATGGGAAGACGGCCATTGCCATATTTCATACAAGAGGTGTTTGAATTTTACACACAGATGattgttttcaaattcaaaggaaaaaagcgcTTTATAAACATCTCTTTTGCTATATTGCTAGCGAAAGAGCCTTTTATAGGAAGCAGAGGAACAAAGAAACATAGCAAAAATTACGTGAATTGAAATTTTGTCTATCATCAAAGGGAAACATATTTTCCCAGCGTTCAGTACGATCATATGTGATGGGGAGAATTCTACATCCGACATCAAGAGTGCAATGGAAACGCCGTGTAGAGTTTATCGCGTAATTAACCGGTGGCCGTAGTTAGCGGTGAGCACGTTAAGTGAACCACAAAGAATGCAGAACACGACAATAAAAACCACACGCACTACCGATAAAAACTCGCGCAAGTTTCCTTTAGTTACTGTGCACAGCTGAACAACAGGATGATGGTCCACATGCTTTGCCAACCACTGAGATTAACTATGAAGATAATAAGTTTAAACCGGATTCTCGCATCATCTTGCATCTGTTCCATCTGTTCTACTTCAACTGTAGTGCAAATGGAATAGAGACCGTGGAACGTGGTGGTTACAGATCAGTATTTATAAATAGACTGCACTGGTACAATAGGTAATTCTTGCAAATTGCACATAAACAACAAAAGGATATGAGAAATATTGCAGCTAAGCGAAGGAAATCCATACCAAGCTCAATTTTAGCTTTGCATGATTACTAGAGAGTTTTGAGGAATATAATGCTTACCTTCCGCTAGTAATTGATACCGACTGGAAATTGCCACCCTGTCCAGGATTTGGAAACTGGAATGCAGGAAAATTCACCGGAAAACCGAAGTTGGGAACTACAAAACgcgatagtttttttttttgagaaataatattttcagtAGGTGTACTCAGGTACAGCGAAAAAGCACTCAACACTCATTGTAATACTACAAACCTGAAGGAAGTTGAGCGGATCGTCGAACACGCTGGAATATTTGCTAGGGAATCGacaaaagaagaaggaaaatacGTCCACAATCAGCATCTTTTGGGGAACGGGGCAACAATCTTCCTTGTACAATCACTGAACCTCAGAGACGCAAAGCCTATACTCACCGGAATACTGTCAATGTAGATGAGTGGGGATTTATAACCATGTTCGTCAATCGTGTAGTACGCTTTGGGCACGTAAAAACCAGTTTctgtaaacaaacataataCTTATGGTAAACAAAGACTGTTCCGAGGCTGTCGGTGTTGCgctatttttcatcttttggCATTGCTGTTTGGTAATAACTGTATGGTGGTCACATTTTTAAGCTAGTGTGCGAATTTCGAACCTGTTACCATATCGGAATTGCATTAAACTATACATAAATTGGGTTAagggaaaatgagaaaaatgggGATGTTTTAGCGACTTCAACTATACATCCTGCCAAGGTAGACTACCTCATGACCGGTTTCAACGTGGAGGCAGTGTGataatgtttcttttgttgtttggatTCTTCTGGTAGTGTGCGTTATGATAAAGTTTTGCATTAAGAGAACTGATACAAAACAGGAATACATATGCCTAGTTATTTAATCCGTCCAGGATATGGTTATGCAACAAATAACTTGAGGCTTGTTGGCAAAAAAAGTATACATATATAATTCCAATCTAGCATGACGCAACTGGAAGACTATTCGCGGTGAGTGCAATATTATGAGTGGGTTTATTTTGCCATGAAAATGCCATCAATGTTTTTAAAGGCAGATTACTAATGTATCAACACATAacacagtgttttttttaaataataaagacACATTTTAACTGACAGCATTCAGTTGATACATTATAAAGATTACACTCGCTCGTGGAGCAGTCTTATGATAACCTTCCGAGTTGATGTAACCCACGAGGAACTGAGATGATGCGTCATCGGTTTCAGCGATCTTCATCAGAATCATGTTTCCTGTAGGAATGTCTTGCCACATGTGATGATTTTTAAATATCATATACATTACTAGGATATGTATTAACCGGTTTGATTGTGTCAGAAGTTAGTTAAAACTACATCGAACTAATGCTAAAAACAACTTCATCTTTTAGCTTGATTTGGTGAGCAAAACAACGTAGATTCCAACAGTCTGCGATGAATTCATATGGCTTACAGACACATAAACAACAATCAGAAAAAGAGTGGAACCAAAAATTGTGGTAAATATTTGTGTCTACATTTCAAATCGCTAAAAACCGGTTTTCACGTTTGTGCTTTTTAAGGagattgctttttttgtcttccGGTTGCGACTCATCAACCGAAACAGCACACCGCTGATCGTGCAGATGCGATATCTTGCACTGGTCAGCGATGTGAAcaaaaaagtttttaatttttaattagaaTATATATTCCCAATGCCGTCGTCGTCTCGCCCTTACCACTATGGCTTATCGGGTGTTAAAGGAAAAGCTTTTAAGAAGAAACTAATGATACCAGCTTGAATTTGATTTGCACCGATTTGCATAGCTGAGCTTCACTGTAGCAGTTCACTTACCTGCATGTACAGCAACCACAGCTATCACCAAAAGCAATCCAAACACTGCGCTGCGGCAATTCATTGTTAAGCTTTCTCACTTTTTACAAATTCTAAATATCAATGATCACGGAAACACTTATGTCACGATGAACACTCTTGCAGCTGTATCGAAGACGACTGAAGGCAAACAGCAAATATGAAAGATCAGGTTCACGGTAACTGTCCACCTCCCTTCCAAAACGctccacaacacacaacacagtgGGTTTCTCGTACGCGATCTTCTTCCGGACGCAGGCTGGATACAAATGTGGTGGCCAGCGGATCTACAAGAAACTTTATACATTTTAACACAACGATACATTGAAAAGACGCTGAATAGCGGTGATTTCTACAGATACCGAAGCACGGGATGGGGCTTGATGGCCCGATGCCATCTTCAAGGGTGTAGTGTGTGTTTCGACGATACACCAGTTCCTCTCAAGACGCACGGTCAGCGCTAGGATTTTGCTCTTTGACTCATTTCCACCTTTAGCGTGTTTGCTGCTGGATGGATTCTTAATGCGTTTTCCTTCATTCCACGTCGGTCGCGATAGTCCGACGATATGTTTGCGCGCCTGGCTCTTTGCAATCcgtatttttcattctttccaTCTTTGCTATCCCCTTAACATTGATTCTCGTAGCATCTTATGCTTCTTTTTGCCTTTTTAATGGGGCTTAGTGTGTTAAACATGGCGAAACTCGGAGATTATTTTCTGCAACTCCCATGTGTTGAGAGTCAATTACACCTGGTACAAATCGCGCTCTCGTTCTTGCGGACAGTTTGTACGAATGATAGCAGTGTTCTTCATTTCTGTGTTTGGTTTACGGTTCGAGCGAATTCCGTTCATTGCAAGTACAGCTCTTGCTCATTAGCATAACTGTTTTTGGCTAATGTTGGCTTATGTAGCACTGCGCTGGTAGCTACTTTTTCTTCCAGCAATAAAACCATCCACCAAACCGACCACGTACTGCAAGCGTTACCAAAACTAGTTTCAAGAGCTTCGAGAATGCGATATACTACTTTCACTAGATTACTTTCCcatgaaattgaaaacatgTTGAATAAGTCCGTACCTTTACGGATGATCGGGCTTTGTGCTTGATTGGGTAAAATTTTGAAACTGAAGAAACAAAGTCCGTTAATAGTAAATTAGTTCCCATCGTGACCTCAGTGATAGTTGGAATCGATGAAATGGAACAGGCAATCTGATATTGCTTTGTCCTTGTTCGGCAGTTCTAGGTCAACTGTTATTTTGAAAAGACTTTAATGCGTAGATCTTTCCTAACCGAGTTAtaatgattaaattaaattttgaaaacTTATTACTACTCCAGTAcgacggctttcgccgtattatctaacaaaaaatgtaaaagaaataacttaatcaaaaataaaacaatttaattaaacttaattcataaattaacaaataaaacttCCAGACCATCTCTATTTTCTAATTGTACACCAATTACAAAGCTGAAATCTGATATTTTCCTTTGAGATTTTAATTGTGACCTTCACTATCGCACAACCAATTGTGAGCTGGTGGGCCACGAGAATAAACAACCCGTGCAACCCGTAATGACCGTATTTAAGTGACTTACACAAACTTCTAGCGAGAAGGATTGTCTGGACCTTTCTAACAAGCGATGCGGTTATACTGGCTAATAACTATATTTTATAGAGATATTTGTTAATCCTTCTATCTTGGTATTGATAGCggacataatttatttaatgctcacaaaatgaaataagcaACCAAACATGGTGCGATGAAACTCCAGCGATAAACCTTTGCTACGGGAGTAGCTGATAATGAAGACCAATGTATTGAGTTCGTTTGAAAACGTACAACATCATGTGGGAATTTCAACGGCACCAAAATAATCAACAAACGTTCTTTCCACGCACACGTTCAATGTGATACAGGCACATTAGTTCGGTTTTTGGTCTTGACTTGGACAGTTTACTTTTGCATTCCGGTCATGACGCGTGCAttcgttttgttattgtttgccATCGGTTGCTTCGAGTTTTTAGTGGATGCAAAGAAAGGTAAGGGAAAAAGCTTACGATATGCGAACTGCATGTAATCGATCCACTTCCATACAGATGAGTCCCATAATGGACCATTGCTCGATACTTTGCTGCGCTACCGACGGCAGACAGCGGGAGTAAACTACGGCTTTCCCACGTTTCCCGATTTCCCGAAACAAGCCCAATTTCCTACCTTTGGACAACAGAATCTTGGAGGAGGAGAATCCGGAGCCACAGGGGGACTATTTTCACGTAGTGACTTTTCGGATTTTATGCCAGGTATGATATTGCAAGTGTtattctcaaaaaaaaaaacaagagaaagGAAAGGTTAAAGGTTTGTTAACATTCCCAATTGTGTTGATAGATCCCTCGCAGCTCAAGGGCAATCAAGCATGGACTACGAAGAGTTGCGTCTATGATgcgaagggaaaggaaaagtgcGTAGAACAACGTGGTGATAAGCCGAAACACTAGACGTGAATACAACTTGATAATGACAATAAATTTCCCTATGGTGATAGTCTTGATATTTGTTTTCTCGGCTAATATACATAACTTTGGTTTATCAATGTTACTTCCAAAGCATTTTCATGAAAATGGCCGTTCTtctcgaataaaaaaatacttacaATTCATCAAGTCAAATTTTAGAGTCAAGTTTAAATGTCACGTTTTGAACCAAAGTTATTTTATCTGATAAAGAGATGTTCAGTAACGGGTAATTTATGCAACGCTGATGTGATATTCTAGATAGTTTGTgcttaataaacaaacactatTAGAAGCATAATTTTGTTAGcaattgttattgtttgtataagaatggacaaaattatgcTCAGAAAAATACCTGATTAACACTTAAGTGGGAACGGCAAAATCTAGAATAACACCTCAAGGACCTCAACTTACACACTCATCATCCTCGCTATACGAAACTTTATCTTTAAGATAAATGCATTACCTGTCATAAGCCGAAAAGCAAAATAATGTTTGAAAGAGTCTTtgtacaaatattttaccaccTGACGCACAAACCTCAAAATGTGTCGACATTCTTCGATGATCCGAAACAACGTCATTTGTTCGCGACTCCATTCACTACAGTCCGTGCTCCACGGGACAGCCAAGCTATAACATATTATACTTTCTGTGCTGTTTTCAAATGAGTTCTCTTCACTATTAAATGTTGCTATACTGTATCTTTCTTTGAAGGAAACAATGCGACCAgtaaaaaatggatggaaaaaaagtATACCGGCAAACCGCTTCACAGCTTGTACTCCTCAGCTTACTTTACTTTCGTCTTGCGCACGTTACTACCGGCAGCTTTTGGAGAAGATTGTGCAGAGTTTTGATCGGCTTCTGGAAGATcactttcctttttcttctgctttttcGGTTTGTCAGTCTTGTTTGCGGTAACCGTTATTTTCGCCCGTTCTTCCGAGGAGTTTTCCCGCTTGGAGCGAAGTACAttggaaataaaatcgaaaaacagatAACCCTGCAGTCCGAACACCATCGATAACATCAGCACGCGCTTAGATTGTGAAATGTTGTCAATGCTGTAGAACAAGGTAAGGAAAGACAGAACCATCGTCGTAAAACGGGTGAGAATGAACAATCCGTTGTGAACAAGACGTACTGCAAATAGAGaaaagattttgtttgttgtacagCAACTGTTCGATTTCTGGATATGTCAATGCTAATCAATGATAATCATCGAGCAAACAGCGAAACGTTTTTCGCACTTGTCCAGCGTACTTACATTTAGCGAATTTTCCTTCCTTATCCACTATGTCCACCAACTGGAAGGTATGGGCCACGAATTCGCAGAAGTAGTGCAGAGTCAGGAGAACGAGAGCAATACGTTGGAATCTGAAACATCGACCAAGTTAGGAAATAGGAACATAACGGAATCATTCTTTTTCATCGTTACATACCCAAGGAAGTAAGCAGTTCCGATTATAAACAGACCACCTGCAGCATGTTGTATCTTAGGCTTCTGTTCGTCTTTCTTCACCTTTTGAAAGTACAGTTCTGGCAGCATGTGCGCGTAGTATGCCAGCTGGATAATGAAGAACATCTTGTGCAGGAAGATCATCGGATGATCAGGGTATCCTTCCCACATTCTATGCATATTTCCGAAATACCGTTCACGCACAATTAGATCCAGACCCCACAGGAAGGACATTGCGTAAAAAACTACCAACTGACCGGATTCATTGAAGCGTgacaatttgaacttggacagATGAAGCTTTTTCGATATTTTCTAAAATAGAAAGCGTAGAATTAGCTTTGTCACGACCAAAACTGCACTGGGCTGGATGTTGCTCTTACATCCAGAACGTATTCCTGTAGTATAGCATGCATGATGATGCAGATAAGCGTGTAGAAAAATACCGCACAAGCATCTTTCCATCCAGCCGTGTACAAGAACTGCAATCCCATAGGGTTCTCCTGGCTGGGATCCGCTCCAGATACGTTGTGGCGTAAGGCAACGAAGGTACTAGCTAGGGATTGTGTCGGCTGTAAAACATTGAAGAGAATGTTGTTATTTCATCGACAGAGTTTGCTTACCTCCGCCGCACTGTTCTCCAATGTCGCGGTGTTTGTGAGTAATACGTGGCAGTTAGGGCACTCGACATTGTcgagtgttttttgtttaaagcaCAATGTGCAATGTATTTTTCTTAAATAAGCATGGAGCCAAGTAATATCACGAAGCACACCACCACTAGAGTGATTTTCGACGGAAAATGCTAGAATTTCAATGCAACTTACCTGTAGCATTATTCCTACGACGAAGATCATCGCGATGCACGACACAATGTCCGCATGGTTTTGAATTACGAACTCATGACTGAAAAATGGAGGATTTTTGTTGGAAGATTTCCTCCCCATTCCTGCTTTGATGGCCATTGGTAAAAATATGAGAGTCCAGGATTTAAATGAAACTTTTAACTCGTCACCAGCGGTACGGTccgaacgaaagttgtgctgGCTGTTTATGCGCTGGGATGCGAAAGGTCGCCACAGCAAGGATTAAAAGGATTGATTGAAAAAAACTCTAACTACAAATTACTATCGCTTATCGATTGAGCAGCTAATTTGTGCGATGCAACAGACTGAAAGAAAACGGATTCCGAATGCAGCGGTTTGCAAAGTTATGTGTTGTTATTTCGATGCCGACGTATTCGGAATGTGTTTCCCTGCACCAAAATATGAGCGAGAGAACAATATACCAAGCTTCTCGAGTGAGTGAGAAAGCAGAGCAACACTTCTACGTGGTGAAAAGATGTCATTACACTGTCAAGAAAGGATTCCACGTAACGGCCAAGGTTTGTAAACATGCAATGACAGCGAAGGCATTTTATTCTGCGCGATCTTGTTCAAAATTTAAACTTTGCGTTGCGTCCTCCCCAACCGTTGTGAGATGGAAGTTGCAATTGGTGAAATGGTGTACCGAATTTACGCGTGTATcactaaaaatatttatagatATAATCGCATTACTGCATCAAAATTATATTCGCAATAATACATTCTATCCTTGAATTATTGCCTTTTCGTAGCCTTTATATTGATTATAGATAGAAAACTTCAAGACTGTGCGTGTATCGTTGTAttaatttgttgaaaatgtaACGAAATTACCATcataaaaatattcataacTGTATACGTAAACTGTGAATATATTTTCCAATGTTAAGCGCAGCGTTATTTATCTTCTATGTTTGGGAGTTCGTAAAACAAACGGGGATAAGATTGGGCGGGTATTTGTTTCACTCACGTGATATGATGATAAGACGATTTGAACAAGCTCAACACTAGAACAGCATCAGAGATAACTAGGATACAATTCTGATAAATATTTACATCGTTCACTTGTTGAAAGAAACCACTTACATTTTCGGTAACGCAATAATTTATTCTGTAGtaagcaattttatttattgacgTGATGAATATGTAGGAAGATCATGAGTTAGAGAC
The Anopheles moucheti chromosome 2, idAnoMoucSN_F20_07, whole genome shotgun sequence genome window above contains:
- the LOC128297820 gene encoding homeobox protein 4-like, with translation MNCRSAVFGLLLVIAVVAVHAETGFYVPKAYYTIDEHGYKSPLIYIDSIPQIFQRVRRSAQLPSVPNFGFPVNFPAFQFPNPGQGGNFQSVSITSGSPSGLNNRFDENGQSANGGTTINTFSSQNGHVTHMTHHIDKDGKVTTQTNKNNNNNNNNNNNNKKKN
- the LOC128309520 gene encoding uncharacterized protein LOC128309520, translating into MTRAFVLLLFAIGCFEFLVDAKKDESHNGPLLDTLLRYRRQTAGVNYGFPTFPDFPKQAQFPTFGQQNLGGGESGATGGLFSRSDFSDFMPDPSQLKGNQAWTTKSCVYDAKGKEKCVEQRGDKPKH
- the LOC128309519 gene encoding translocating chain-associated membrane protein 1, translating into MAIKAGMGRKSSNKNPPFFSHEFVIQNHADIVSCIAMIFVVGIMLQPTQSLASTFVALRHNVSGADPSQENPMGLQFLYTAGWKDACAVFFYTLICIIMHAILQEYVLDKISKKLHLSKFKLSRFNESGQLVVFYAMSFLWGLDLIVRERYFGNMHRMWEGYPDHPMIFLHKMFFIIQLAYYAHMLPELYFQKVKKDEQKPKIQHAAGGLFIIGTAYFLGFQRIALVLLTLHYFCEFVAHTFQLVDIVDKEGKFAKLRLVHNGLFILTRFTTMVLSFLTLFYSIDNISQSKRVLMLSMVFGLQGYLFFDFISNVLRSKRENSSEERAKITVTANKTDKPKKQKKKESDLPEADQNSAQSSPKAAGSNVRKTKVK